The following is a genomic window from Fimbriimonadia bacterium.
GCTTCGGCTTTCCGAGCGCCTCCACGTTCTTCAACATGATGAGCGGGCTCTCATTGAAGCGCAGGTTCTTCACGCCCCGCGTCACCTCGCCGTTCTCGATCAGGAACAGCCCGTCTCGGGTCATGCCGGTCAGTATGAGCTGCATCGGGTCCACGTGCCGGATGTACCAAAAGCGTGTTACCAGCAGGCCACGCTTTACCCTCGAGATCATCTCCTCCTCTGTCGCCTGCCCCCCCGCCATCACGAAGTTGCTGGGGGCGCCGGTATAGGGCTTGCCTTGTTTCTCGGCCCAGTAACGGTCGTAGGAGAGCGTGTTCAGCCGGCCCTGTTGCACCCACTCCACACGGTGCGCGGGCATACCGTCGGTGTGGAAGGGGGTCGCCGGGCAGGTCGGATGGGCGGGATCGGAGCATAGTAGCGCGTGCGGGCCGGCCACGTCGGTCCCTTCCTTGCCTGCAAACACGCTCCGCCCCTCGATGGCGGCCTTGGCATCCATGGAGTAAGCGATGAACACCAGCATGTCTGCCACCGCGGGCGGCTCCAGCACCACTGTCCAGTCGCCGGGCTCCACTTCTACCGGGTCGCGGCCCGCATTGGCCTTGTTGGCTGCCCTTGCGGCGAGCGCTGCGGGGTCTATGTCCCCGAGGCGATGGCTCACCCCCTCGGCCCACCCGGAGCTGCTGTCGGTCATCGCCGTGCACACGAATCGGGCGAAGGTCTCCGGGTGGAAGAAGAAGGCGCCCTTCGTGTTGGCGAGCGCTTCGGTGGTGGTGCGCGCGGTGAACGAGCCGGCGAGCTTGACGCCCGCTCGGTCGCCCTCTGCCACCGCGGTCTTCACGGCGTCCGCCCGCTGCATCGGGTCCACGCTGGCCACGCTGGGGTCGAAGGCCCGCACCTCGGGGGCTTCGGCTGGGCCGGGGCACGGCACGAACTCCGTGTCGGGGGCTGCGACTTTCGCCATCGCCTCCGCTCTCTGCACGGCGGATTGGAGCGATTCGTCGTCGAAGGAATTGATGCTCGCGCTGCCGACGCGATTGCCGAACGCCACGCGAATCTCGCACTTCATGTCAGAACGGGCGACGTTTTGAGTAATCTCGCTGTTGGCGAAGCGGGTCGCGGCTTCCGACGATTCCGATAGGAGTGCGGTGGCCTCGTCGGCGGACACGAACGAGAGGGCACGATCGAGGATTTGCTTAGCTTCTTCTCTTGTCACGAAGCCGATTGTACCGTCCCGTGCCGGGGAGCGAATGAGGGAA
Proteins encoded in this region:
- a CDS encoding TldD/PmbA family protein, whose product is MTREEAKQILDRALSFVSADEATALLSESSEAATRFANSEITQNVARSDMKCEIRVAFGNRVGSASINSFDDESLQSAVQRAEAMAKVAAPDTEFVPCPGPAEAPEVRAFDPSVASVDPMQRADAVKTAVAEGDRAGVKLAGSFTARTTTEALANTKGAFFFHPETFARFVCTAMTDSSSGWAEGVSHRLGDIDPAALAARAANKANAGRDPVEVEPGDWTVVLEPPAVADMLVFIAYSMDAKAAIEGRSVFAGKEGTDVAGPHALLCSDPAHPTCPATPFHTDGMPAHRVEWVQQGRLNTLSYDRYWAEKQGKPYTGAPSNFVMAGGQATEEEMISRVKRGLLVTRFWYIRHVDPMQLILTGMTRDGLFLIENGEVTRGVKNLRFNESPLIMLKNVEALGKPKRCGSWAPIEAPGILAHAYTFTSGTSF